The Clostridium sporogenes genome contains a region encoding:
- a CDS encoding IS30 family transposase, with protein sequence MSKFFIYEERLELQKYLKESISFKEISRRLGKNPTTISREVRKYSSKIATGYPGFPFNACKKRINCRNKKVCGKECTRKSAIYCKLCTSCNSNCPDFIEEVCTARFRVPYVCNGCKTIGKCTLLKNIYDAEHAHIKAHESISQSRSGLCVSEDEIARLNKIISPLIQNGQSVNQIYINHQDELMCSEKTIYNYIDACLFDVRNIDLPRKVKFRERYKKPEFKVDKSCRIGRNYEDFSAFIKKNPDTAVVQMDSVIGNKGGKCLLTIHFVDCSLMLAFLRDANTSKSVTDIFNQLDKKLGKNAFSRLFPVVLTDNGSEFSNPKAIEYRKSVPALRTNIFYCDAGSPYQKGAIEVNHGLIRRVLPKGTSFNNITQEDITLMMNHINSYKRKKLNNRSPYETFNFYHGEEVLHKLECAPVAASDIMLKPALLKK encoded by the coding sequence ATGTCTAAATTTTTTATTTATGAAGAAAGACTTGAATTGCAAAAATACTTAAAAGAGAGTATTTCTTTTAAAGAAATCAGCCGCAGGCTGGGAAAAAATCCAACTACTATTTCTAGAGAAGTCCGCAAGTATAGCTCCAAAATTGCTACAGGTTACCCTGGATTTCCATTCAATGCTTGCAAGAAGCGTATTAACTGTAGAAATAAGAAAGTCTGTGGCAAAGAATGCACTAGAAAATCGGCTATCTATTGTAAGCTTTGTACTTCTTGTAATTCAAACTGTCCAGATTTTATTGAAGAAGTCTGTACTGCCAGATTCAGAGTTCCTTATGTTTGTAATGGTTGTAAAACCATTGGTAAATGTACACTTTTAAAGAATATTTATGATGCAGAGCATGCTCACATCAAGGCACATGAATCTATATCACAGTCACGAAGTGGTTTATGTGTATCTGAAGATGAAATCGCCAGATTGAATAAGATTATTTCGCCACTTATTCAAAATGGTCAGTCTGTAAATCAAATTTACATCAACCATCAGGACGAGCTTATGTGTAGTGAAAAGACCATTTATAATTACATCGATGCGTGTCTTTTTGATGTCAGGAACATTGATCTTCCAAGGAAAGTCAAATTCCGTGAGCGTTATAAGAAGCCTGAATTCAAAGTGGATAAAAGCTGCCGCATTGGTCGCAATTACGAAGATTTTAGTGCGTTTATTAAAAAGAACCCTGATACTGCAGTGGTACAAATGGATTCTGTTATTGGCAACAAAGGTGGTAAATGCCTCTTGACCATTCACTTCGTGGATTGCAGTCTAATGTTGGCATTTTTAAGAGATGCAAACACCTCAAAGTCTGTAACTGATATTTTTAATCAGCTTGATAAAAAACTTGGAAAAAATGCTTTCAGCAGACTTTTTCCTGTTGTCCTTACGGATAATGGGAGTGAGTTCTCGAATCCTAAAGCAATTGAATATCGAAAATCTGTACCAGCTTTGCGTACTAATATATTTTACTGTGATGCAGGTAGTCCTTATCAAAAAGGAGCCATTGAGGTAAATCATGGATTAATCCGAAGGGTGCTTCCTAAGGGAACAAGTTTTAATAATATTACACAGGAAGATATCACCTTAATGATGAATCATATAAATTCATACAAAAGAAAAAAGCTGAATAATCGCAGTCCGTACGAAACATTCAACTTTTACCACGGAGAAGAAGTTTTACATAAACTTGAATGCGCACCGGTTGCCGCCAGTGACATCATGTTAAAACCTGCTCTTCTAAAAAAATAA
- a CDS encoding YdbC family protein, whose product MADIKFEIKDKLGVISESSKGWTKELNLISWNGKQAKYDLRDWAPEHEKMGKGITLSIEELKSLKEILNNLEL is encoded by the coding sequence ATGGCAGATATTAAATTTGAAATAAAGGATAAACTAGGAGTTATTTCAGAATCATCAAAGGGATGGACAAAAGAGCTTAATCTTATTAGTTGGAATGGAAAACAGGCTAAATATGATTTAAGGGATTGGGCACCAGAACATGAAAAAATGGGGAAAGGAATTACTTTATCCATTGAGGAATTAAAGAGTTTAAAAGAAATATTAAATAATTTAGAATTATAA
- a CDS encoding peptide MFS transporter → MEQKKKMPFGFYICSISFSFERFAFYSAKWLITVFVATKIASGGLGLTAADAAKMSANLVAFTYLAPLVGSYISDRKVGARYLIPIGMVLMGAGYLVGWKASSAGMINLMIVLVSIGTGLFKSQNSAITGRLFDNQKDLDNAFSIQYSFVNIGSFIGTTILGVLAGSMGYSFCFLICAIMMFLDAAWFVFGWRFLGEAGKKPFKVDEHKEVKAEKQQEEKKPLTTLEKKRVAAIILISLFSIVFWIFWFLAYMPVYFYWGGDNAAANWMIGNFKVPTAWFDSLNALCCITLGPILGRVWTRLARRPQGDMSMFKKTALGMLLLGLSYIIFAMADVTRGGQLISLGWLVVFGVVLSLGEMVFSPLGNSFISKFSPAKLLTIMMSVWVFSSFVAAKAYGWIYEFTLKFKFAPVYFTVAAIAIVCGVILWALDGKLNSLVVDEKVVEDNSVSLN, encoded by the coding sequence ATGGAACAAAAAAAGAAAATGCCATTTGGGTTTTATATATGTTCAATTTCTTTCTCATTTGAAAGATTTGCATTTTACTCAGCAAAATGGCTAATTACAGTATTTGTAGCTACCAAAATAGCTAGTGGAGGACTTGGACTTACAGCTGCAGATGCAGCAAAAATGTCTGCAAATTTAGTTGCATTTACTTATCTTGCACCACTAGTCGGTTCATATATATCTGACCGTAAAGTAGGGGCTAGATACCTTATTCCTATTGGAATGGTTTTAATGGGAGCTGGTTACTTAGTAGGATGGAAGGCTTCAAGTGCTGGTATGATTAATTTAATGATTGTATTGGTTTCTATTGGTACAGGCTTATTTAAATCTCAAAACAGTGCTATTACAGGTAGACTTTTTGATAATCAAAAAGATTTAGATAATGCATTTTCTATTCAGTATTCTTTTGTTAACATTGGTTCTTTCATAGGTACAACAATTCTAGGTGTACTTGCAGGAAGCATGGGATACTCTTTCTGTTTTTTAATCTGTGCAATAATGATGTTCCTTGATGCTGCTTGGTTTGTGTTTGGATGGAGATTCTTAGGAGAGGCTGGTAAAAAACCATTTAAGGTTGATGAACATAAAGAAGTAAAAGCAGAAAAACAACAAGAAGAAAAGAAGCCTCTTACTACACTAGAAAAGAAAAGAGTTGCAGCTATTATTTTAATATCTTTATTTTCTATAGTATTTTGGATATTCTGGTTCTTAGCATACATGCCTGTATATTTCTATTGGGGCGGAGATAATGCAGCTGCCAATTGGATGATAGGTAACTTCAAGGTACCAACAGCTTGGTTTGATTCTTTAAATGCATTATGCTGTATAACATTAGGACCAATCCTTGGTAGAGTTTGGACAAGGTTAGCTAGGAGACCTCAAGGTGATATGAGCATGTTTAAGAAAACTGCTTTAGGTATGTTACTTCTTGGCTTATCTTATATAATATTTGCAATGGCAGATGTTACAAGAGGAGGACAACTTATATCACTTGGATGGCTTGTTGTATTTGGTGTAGTATTATCTCTTGGAGAAATGGTATTTTCACCACTAGGAAATTCATTTATAAGTAAATTTTCTCCTGCTAAGTTGTTAACAATTATGATGAGCGTTTGGGTATTTTCAAGTTTTGTTGCAGCAAAAGCTTACGGATGGATATATGAATTCACATTAAAATTTAAATTTGCACCAGTATACTTTACCGTTGCAGCCATTGCCATTGTATGTGGTGTAATTCTTTGGGCATTAGATGGAAAATTAAACAGTTTAGTTGTAGACGAGAAAGTTGTGGAAGATAATTCTGTAAGTTTAAATTAA
- a CDS encoding zinc ribbon domain-containing protein, with protein MEKQQYVCPKCGNRGYESDQFQATGGNFAKLFDVQNKKFTTISCKRCGYTELYKSQTSAGWNVLDFLIGN; from the coding sequence ATGGAAAAGCAACAATACGTTTGTCCTAAATGTGGAAATAGAGGATATGAGTCAGATCAATTTCAGGCAACAGGAGGGAATTTTGCAAAATTATTTGATGTACAAAATAAAAAATTTACAACTATTAGCTGTAAAAGATGCGGCTATACAGAATTGTATAAATCACAAACTTCAGCTGGATGGAATGTTTTAGATTTTCTTATAGGTAACTAG
- a CDS encoding alpha/beta hydrolase, giving the protein MIRENLKIKNIPAILWGNKSDKLFIAVHGNMSNKEDKIILAFVEEITAKGYQVLSFDLPEHGERKYKNYPCKVQNCVKDLNIIMDYAETLSNHISVFACSMGAYFSLLAYTHKFLKQSLFLSPVVNMEVIINNMMTCFDVSEDRLKEEKEISTPIGQTLYWDYYCYVKEHPVITWNTKTSILYGEEDDLCEFEVISAFAKKFNCDLEIMNKAGHYFHTEKQISFFKNWLKTQIYVK; this is encoded by the coding sequence ATAATAAGAGAAAATCTAAAAATAAAAAATATACCTGCAATTTTATGGGGTAATAAATCAGATAAGTTATTTATAGCTGTACATGGTAATATGTCAAATAAGGAAGATAAAATAATTCTTGCATTTGTAGAAGAGATAACAGCTAAGGGGTATCAAGTGCTTAGCTTTGATTTGCCTGAACATGGTGAACGTAAATATAAAAATTATCCTTGTAAGGTGCAAAACTGTGTGAAAGATCTTAATATAATTATGGATTATGCAGAAACATTATCAAATCATATAAGTGTATTTGCTTGTAGTATGGGAGCGTACTTTAGTTTATTAGCATATACCCATAAATTCTTAAAACAAAGTTTATTTCTTTCTCCCGTAGTAAATATGGAAGTTATTATAAATAATATGATGACTTGTTTTGATGTAAGTGAAGATAGATTAAAAGAAGAAAAAGAAATTTCTACACCTATTGGGCAAACCCTTTACTGGGATTATTATTGCTATGTAAAAGAGCATCCTGTTATTACTTGGAATACTAAAACTTCAATTCTTTATGGAGAAGAAGATGATTTATGTGAGTTTGAAGTAATATCTGCATTTGCAAAAAAATTCAACTGTGATTTAGAAATAATGAATAAAGCAGGACATTATTTTCATACAGAAAAACAAATTAGCTTTTTTAAAAACTGGTTAAAAACACAGATTTATGTTAAATGA
- a CDS encoding DMT family transporter, translating into MSKHVKNRKIRSLIADLSLLLVALMWGGGFVAVKDALDSITPYYMMTIRFICAGLLLGLMFFKQTIKTTKKDIVNGVIIGIFLFGGFAVQTIGLQYTTAGKQAFLTAVYVVIIPFFAWFVDKTKPDFYTIVSTVLALIGIGLLTITKGFEFNINIGDTLTLMGSVLFAAHIVAVGHFAKKSDPIILSVIQMIFAGILSFICALIFEPTFTGVSKGAFSAIFYLVFFSTMLAFFIQNIAQRYTHPNHVGIILCLESVFGAILAVIFLNDVFTVNMIIGCAIIFIAIITSETKLSFLKNKSNENENSKDVSID; encoded by the coding sequence ATGAGTAAACATGTAAAAAATAGAAAAATAAGAAGTCTAATAGCAGATTTATCTCTATTATTAGTTGCATTAATGTGGGGTGGTGGATTTGTTGCAGTTAAAGATGCATTAGATAGTATTACTCCTTATTATATGATGACTATTAGATTTATTTGTGCAGGATTACTTTTAGGATTAATGTTTTTTAAACAAACGATAAAAACGACTAAAAAAGACATTGTAAATGGAGTTATTATTGGTATTTTTTTATTTGGAGGTTTTGCTGTTCAAACCATTGGACTTCAATATACTACTGCTGGTAAACAGGCTTTTTTAACTGCAGTATATGTTGTTATTATTCCTTTTTTTGCTTGGTTTGTAGATAAAACCAAACCAGATTTTTATACTATAGTGTCAACGGTATTGGCTCTTATAGGAATAGGGTTATTGACTATTACTAAAGGTTTTGAATTTAACATTAATATAGGAGACACTCTTACATTAATGGGATCTGTTTTATTTGCCGCCCATATTGTTGCTGTAGGTCATTTTGCAAAAAAATCAGATCCTATTATACTTTCAGTAATTCAAATGATATTTGCAGGCATACTATCTTTTATATGTGCTCTTATATTTGAGCCTACATTTACAGGAGTTAGCAAAGGTGCCTTTAGTGCTATTTTTTATCTAGTGTTTTTTAGCACTATGTTAGCATTTTTTATTCAGAATATAGCTCAAAGATATACTCATCCTAATCATGTAGGAATAATTCTTTGTTTAGAATCTGTATTTGGGGCTATTTTGGCAGTTATATTTTTAAATGATGTTTTCACTGTAAATATGATTATAGGGTGCGCTATTATATTTATTGCTATAATTACTTCTGAAACAAAACTAAGCTTTTTAAAGAATAAATCAAATGAAAATGAAAACTCTAAGGATGTAAGCATAGATTAA
- a CDS encoding helix-turn-helix transcriptional regulator: protein MPRLKTKIHELRKEHNMKQEDLAKLVGVRRETIGHLENEKYNPSLKLAMDIAKVFGKSVEEVFQFVD from the coding sequence ATGCCACGATTAAAAACAAAAATTCATGAACTTCGTAAAGAGCATAACATGAAGCAGGAAGATTTAGCAAAGTTAGTAGGAGTAAGAAGAGAGACTATAGGGCATTTAGAAAATGAAAAATATAATCCATCATTAAAATTAGCTATGGACATTGCTAAAGTATTTGGAAAATCAGTAGAGGAAGTATTTCAATTTGTGGATTAA